One Thermosipho atlanticus DSM 15807 DNA window includes the following coding sequences:
- a CDS encoding GumC family protein, which yields MDPEIIQDELTLEDIIHIFKKRFWVFMTTLILTVVAVVVYLIYATPIYEASATLKIEPQSAGSITDLFTSQVTPGRPDISTEVELIKSRRNIETVVDDLDLVSYFRNKTQNPEITKNDVIGIVSNMISISPVKDTKIVKISVQSDDPMLASNIANRLAEVYNELLKSLSKNEYTVKRHFIEQQIPIVEEELKKAEDNLRKFKEENNVFVLDEEAKNLLSLMLNYDSQVNSYMLQLQENKATIAALNEMLKKVDEKIISSETITTNPIVSQLKSKLVEYRIELAGLTQTYSESDPKVLEIKEKISETEKLLKEEVAKIVTSQVQTINPAYQELYTQLIEAQYKGEVYDSIIKSLNKLRDTYQEKLSKLPLLEQKLLELNRDIKVKENLYTLLLEKLEETRIAEAGVVGTASIIDKAIVPDKPVKPNKKLTLAIGGVLGIFLGILFVFLVEYADKSIKDEEELKRIAKGKVILGRIPRFELKKDLKNPELIVLNSPTSPQAESLKLVSTNINYSVTPEPKVIAISSSGPGEGKTITAANLAISYAQNGVNTLLLDLDMRKPRVEKVLGLKRFNMGVVNHILKDVPIEKITQNYMENLDIIPVGPLPPNPTVVLTSKKFKELINTLKEKYERIVIDLPPILAAADALIVSKHTDGMVLVVRAGTTQKHSLRIAIENIETSGANLLGIIINDINEKSSNYYYYYYYYYYDEEGGKKKRRFKRHKK from the coding sequence ATGGATCCAGAAATCATCCAAGACGAACTTACACTTGAAGATATCATCCATATTTTCAAAAAACGATTTTGGGTTTTTATGACAACATTAATTTTAACGGTAGTTGCTGTGGTAGTGTACCTTATATATGCAACGCCAATATATGAAGCTAGTGCAACTTTAAAAATTGAACCGCAGTCTGCTGGTTCAATTACCGATTTATTTACTTCACAAGTTACGCCTGGAAGGCCTGATATTTCTACAGAGGTTGAACTTATAAAAAGTCGAAGAAATATTGAAACAGTTGTTGATGATCTTGATTTAGTATCATATTTTAGAAATAAAACTCAAAATCCAGAAATTACTAAAAATGATGTAATAGGAATTGTTAGTAATATGATATCAATTTCCCCCGTGAAAGATACAAAAATAGTGAAAATTTCTGTACAAAGTGATGATCCTATGCTTGCTAGTAATATAGCAAATAGGCTTGCAGAAGTATACAACGAGTTATTAAAAAGTCTTTCAAAGAACGAGTATACTGTTAAGAGGCACTTTATAGAACAACAGATTCCAATTGTTGAGGAAGAGTTGAAAAAAGCAGAAGATAATTTGAGAAAATTTAAAGAAGAAAACAACGTATTTGTCCTTGACGAAGAAGCAAAGAATCTTTTGTCACTTATGCTAAATTACGATAGTCAAGTAAATTCGTATATGCTTCAACTTCAAGAAAACAAAGCAACCATTGCTGCACTCAACGAGATGTTGAAAAAGGTGGATGAAAAGATAATTTCTTCTGAAACAATTACTACAAATCCAATAGTTAGCCAATTAAAATCAAAGCTTGTTGAATATAGAATAGAACTTGCTGGTCTAACACAAACTTATTCAGAAAGTGATCCAAAGGTTTTGGAAATAAAAGAAAAAATTAGCGAGACAGAAAAGTTATTGAAAGAAGAAGTTGCAAAGATTGTTACTTCTCAAGTTCAAACAATCAATCCTGCTTATCAAGAATTGTATACACAATTGATAGAAGCTCAGTACAAAGGGGAAGTGTATGATTCAATAATTAAATCACTTAATAAATTAAGAGATACTTACCAGGAAAAGTTATCAAAGTTACCATTACTTGAGCAAAAATTACTAGAGCTTAATAGGGACATAAAGGTAAAAGAGAATTTATATACACTTTTACTTGAAAAACTTGAAGAAACAAGAATAGCAGAGGCAGGTGTAGTAGGAACAGCAAGCATTATAGACAAAGCAATTGTACCTGACAAACCGGTTAAACCAAACAAGAAATTAACTCTTGCTATTGGCGGTGTTCTCGGTATATTCCTTGGTATATTATTTGTTTTTCTCGTTGAATATGCAGATAAAAGTATAAAGGATGAAGAAGAGTTAAAAAGAATTGCAAAAGGGAAAGTAATTCTTGGTAGAATTCCAAGATTTGAGCTGAAGAAAGATTTAAAAAATCCTGAGTTAATAGTTTTAAATAGTCCAACATCTCCACAAGCAGAATCGCTAAAGCTTGTATCAACTAACATTAATTATTCGGTTACACCTGAACCAAAGGTAATAGCTATTAGTAGTTCTGGACCAGGTGAGGGGAAGACGATAACTGCAGCTAATCTTGCAATTTCATATGCTCAAAATGGTGTTAACACCCTTTTATTGGATCTTGATATGAGAAAACCTAGAGTTGAAAAAGTACTTGGTTTAAAGCGTTTTAATATGGGAGTTGTGAATCACATCTTAAAAGATGTCCCAATTGAAAAGATTACCCAAAATTACATGGAGAATTTAGATATCATACCTGTTGGACCTCTTCCCCCAAACCCAACTGTTGTTTTAACATCCAAAAAATTTAAGGAGTTAATAAATACACTAAAGGAAAAATATGAAAGGATAGTAATAGATCTTCCACCAATTCTTGCCGCTGCTGATGCATTGATAGTTTCCAAACACACAGATGGTATGGTATTAGTTGTAAGAGCTGGTACAACTCAAAAACATTCTTTGAGAATTGCAATTGAAAATATTGAAACATCTGGAGCAAATCTTCTAGGAATAATAATTAATGATATTAATGAAAAGTCATCTAATTATTATTACTATTATTACTATTATTATTATGATGAAGAAGGAGGAAAAAAGAAGAGAAGGTTTAAAAGGCATAAAAAATAA
- a CDS encoding ferritin-like domain-containing protein — translation MTINELMGIALKIEGVGYSYYSNLSKKSPEKIRTLFEELANEEREHSRIFEELLKQYEEKSIGMLNEEEVGYATTYAQEIIFPKLNDENIPSNLKEALKRAIEVEKDSIIFYTNIKALIPSLEVLNKIIEEERLHLKKLTLKLNDEDAFDMFSEGSMI, via the coding sequence ATGACCATTAATGAATTAATGGGGATAGCGTTAAAAATCGAAGGCGTTGGTTATTCTTACTATTCTAACCTTTCAAAAAAATCTCCAGAGAAAATTAGAACATTATTTGAAGAACTTGCAAATGAAGAAAGAGAACATTCAAGAATCTTCGAAGAACTTCTGAAACAATACGAAGAAAAATCTATTGGAATGTTGAATGAGGAAGAGGTTGGCTATGCAACAACATATGCCCAGGAGATTATCTTTCCTAAACTAAATGATGAAAACATTCCCTCAAATCTTAAAGAAGCACTTAAAAGAGCAATTGAGGTAGAAAAGGATTCAATAATTTTTTATACAAATATAAAAGCCCTTATACCAAGTCTTGAAGTATTAAATAAAATAATTGAAGAAGAAAGATTGCATCTGAAAAAATTAACTTTAAAACTAAACGATGAAGATGCTTTCGATATGTTTAGTGAAGGAAGTATGATCTAA
- a CDS encoding DUF1175 domain-containing protein: MKNLKLKFFLIILMVICQTLLFPTGKINKEYLTEMLLDVQDSLNFRLWFVAIALDNVNNEHPTFTTKDCSGFIFYALKESLKKHDDNWFEKTNYQGPIFDDVKKYNYPDTPLGINIFFNGKSFVSYVNAYNLLHFNTRFVSFDRQYAKPGDLVFYFHPEDPEFPYHVMIYTGNGFVYHTGPDNGEIRYVTFENMMLGDMAWRPIKLNPAFLGYFRLYFLSN, translated from the coding sequence ATGAAAAACCTGAAGTTGAAGTTTTTCTTGATAATTTTAATGGTAATTTGTCAAACTTTATTATTTCCCACTGGGAAAATTAATAAAGAATATCTAACAGAAATGCTTTTGGATGTACAAGATTCCTTAAATTTCAGGTTATGGTTTGTAGCAATAGCATTAGATAACGTAAATAATGAACATCCAACATTTACCACAAAAGATTGTTCGGGATTCATTTTTTATGCTTTAAAAGAAAGTTTGAAAAAGCATGATGATAATTGGTTTGAAAAAACCAATTATCAAGGTCCAATATTTGATGATGTTAAAAAATACAACTATCCTGATACTCCTCTGGGAATTAACATATTTTTTAATGGAAAATCTTTTGTAAGTTATGTTAATGCATATAATTTACTGCATTTTAATACTAGATTTGTTTCTTTTGATAGACAATATGCAAAACCAGGCGATCTTGTTTTCTATTTTCACCCCGAAGATCCGGAATTTCCATATCATGTGATGATATATACTGGGAACGGATTTGTATATCATACAGGTCCTGATAACGGTGAAATAAGATATGTTACATTTGAAAATATGATGTTAGGCGATATGGCCTGGAGACCCATTAAACTTAACCCAGCTTTTCTTGGATACTTTAGACTTTATTTTCTTTCAAATTAA
- a CDS encoding chromate transporter: MLDMFFLFVKIGFLAFGGGWSVIGIIHDTVVTKGWLTPDQFKEVISLAQMTPGPVMLNTATYIGLKLYGIWGAILNSFSILVAPIVFTSIFFYFREKISKNRKLIMSLRYGVTFLIFLTLQSLVFKIDNIYQVIIAIVAFFLFIKTKIHPLYVIFLAGVFGLIFHR, translated from the coding sequence ATGTTAGACATGTTTTTTTTGTTTGTAAAAATAGGTTTTCTTGCATTTGGAGGCGGTTGGTCCGTAATAGGAATAATACACGATACAGTTGTTACAAAAGGGTGGCTAACGCCTGATCAGTTTAAAGAAGTTATATCCCTTGCACAAATGACACCAGGTCCTGTAATGTTAAATACAGCTACATACATAGGTTTAAAATTGTACGGTATTTGGGGTGCAATTTTAAATTCTTTTTCTATACTTGTAGCTCCAATTGTTTTTACTTCTATTTTCTTTTATTTTAGAGAGAAGATATCAAAAAACAGAAAGTTGATTATGTCTCTCAGATACGGAGTTACGTTTTTGATATTTTTAACTCTTCAATCTCTTGTGTTTAAGATTGATAATATATATCAAGTAATTATCGCGATAGTGGCTTTTTTCTTGTTTATAAAAACAAAAATCCATCCATTATACGTAATTTTCCTTGCGGGAGTTTTTGGATTAATATTTCATAGATAA
- a CDS encoding SLBB domain-containing protein, producing MRKFTIIFMLFFALIIFSYTIRVGDTISIEVFNYPNLSRTVKVALDGSIPYPYAGNIKVQGKTPDEVAEMLRPYIEKFVKQPVITVYVVEYAPMLVFLQGAINKIFDISTYPDMTITKLFSFLSISKDSGVDFENIQIRRDNTTITVNLLPYFYQGKFDNDIVLKEGDIIYLPPLSSEKTIKILGAYTLETTYVPGLTLSTLLLKLGPIDKEYAEIENTKIYQNGVVNSINLEDVISGTKDYPLSPGIRIYIPKRKEKYAYIIGFVKNPGVKTFGVNEELTLNTLIAKSGGISENERKFIEKIIVSLPNGKELQYSPEVLNTKEKIYLQSGSIVKIVKYPDFYVYVLGNSKIKGKIEFTPDEVKTLKVLLAKIGLDDEVEHDGKVVINNDFVIDIKSVIFGNEDYNLKSGDIVQIVYEPFVVNVVGPNGGSIKLSYNEPKTLPYLIKRLGIKEPKEIEKVLIVRNKAIETYDINTLIYQNPDITLEKFDTIVIKTAETNAVYLTGDVAKYIVFDYNEPITLQRILAKAGLSDYRQIETISVNGKTLNVKENIIIEKGSILNVKLKKTIYVTAMGYIKQTGRVAFEYYETPDLKTLFGKLGGLIIGPDLYYSSDKVYILRNGKIIKEFDAEKVYLGEENTILQDNDFVFVTERQPNYVYVFGKNMPNTIVQFKNNEAFDFKTLLAKINGIPKGISKTVTIIEDSTKVSFTWDETKNLQLKNGSTIIFDLDTENYVYAMDALGKPEVIYLDKDKVTLYEILTKLGIDKNYKYVKLLRNSEEKIIDISKVEDTLAFNVKPGDIIKVVDTPQNFAYILGEVKNPGIVQLHEGTTVLEAIISAGFFTQNAAPSSIFLYKDGINGNAIKVNLSGAVKGGNITENPIVEPGDIIFVPNDPLRTAIDWIPTISSMLNLVNNSILLLNNLSGQ from the coding sequence ATGAGAAAATTTACAATTATTTTCATGTTGTTCTTTGCCCTTATAATTTTTTCATACACAATAAGAGTTGGAGATACTATTTCAATTGAAGTATTCAACTATCCAAATTTATCCAGAACAGTAAAAGTCGCTCTTGATGGTTCTATTCCCTATCCTTACGCTGGAAATATAAAAGTTCAAGGAAAAACTCCAGATGAAGTTGCAGAAATGTTGAGACCATATATTGAAAAATTTGTTAAACAACCAGTAATTACTGTATACGTTGTTGAATACGCTCCTATGCTTGTTTTCCTCCAAGGTGCTATTAACAAAATTTTTGATATATCTACGTACCCTGACATGACTATTACAAAACTTTTCTCTTTTTTGAGTATTTCAAAAGATTCGGGAGTTGATTTTGAAAATATACAAATAAGAAGGGACAATACAACTATTACGGTAAACCTTCTCCCCTATTTCTACCAAGGAAAATTTGACAACGATATCGTATTAAAAGAAGGAGATATTATTTATTTACCGCCTTTATCCTCTGAAAAAACTATAAAAATACTTGGAGCATATACATTAGAAACCACATATGTGCCAGGATTAACTTTATCAACATTGCTTTTAAAACTTGGCCCCATTGACAAAGAATATGCTGAGATTGAAAATACCAAAATTTATCAAAACGGTGTCGTTAATTCAATAAATCTGGAAGATGTTATTTCAGGTACCAAAGATTACCCTCTTTCACCGGGTATTAGAATTTATATTCCAAAACGAAAGGAAAAATATGCGTATATAATTGGCTTTGTAAAAAATCCTGGGGTAAAAACATTTGGTGTAAATGAAGAACTAACCTTAAATACTCTCATTGCTAAAAGTGGTGGTATTTCAGAAAATGAAAGAAAATTTATAGAAAAAATTATTGTTTCACTGCCAAATGGAAAAGAATTACAATACAGTCCTGAAGTTTTAAATACCAAAGAAAAAATTTATTTACAATCAGGCTCTATTGTAAAAATAGTAAAATACCCTGATTTTTATGTTTATGTGCTTGGAAATTCAAAGATAAAGGGAAAAATTGAATTTACCCCTGATGAGGTTAAAACTTTGAAGGTTCTTCTTGCAAAAATTGGCTTGGACGATGAAGTTGAACACGATGGAAAAGTAGTTATCAACAACGATTTTGTAATAGATATTAAGAGTGTAATTTTCGGAAATGAAGATTATAATCTAAAGTCTGGAGATATTGTTCAAATTGTATACGAACCGTTTGTTGTTAATGTAGTTGGCCCAAACGGTGGAAGTATAAAACTTTCGTATAATGAACCCAAAACTTTGCCTTATTTAATTAAAAGATTAGGAATAAAAGAACCTAAAGAAATTGAAAAAGTTTTAATTGTAAGAAACAAAGCTATAGAGACTTACGATATAAATACACTTATTTATCAAAATCCCGATATCACCCTTGAAAAATTTGACACTATTGTTATAAAAACTGCAGAAACAAATGCTGTGTATTTAACAGGGGATGTCGCAAAATACATCGTATTTGATTATAACGAACCGATTACACTTCAAAGGATCCTTGCTAAAGCTGGATTGAGTGACTATAGACAAATTGAAACAATTTCCGTAAATGGAAAAACATTGAATGTAAAAGAGAATATAATAATAGAAAAAGGTTCTATTTTAAATGTGAAATTAAAAAAGACAATTTATGTAACTGCTATGGGGTATATAAAACAAACTGGTAGAGTTGCATTTGAATATTACGAAACTCCTGATCTTAAAACCTTGTTTGGAAAACTTGGAGGTCTCATAATTGGTCCTGATTTGTATTACTCTTCTGACAAAGTTTATATCTTGAGAAATGGAAAAATAATCAAAGAATTCGATGCTGAAAAAGTTTATCTCGGTGAAGAAAACACCATTCTTCAAGACAATGACTTTGTATTTGTAACTGAAAGACAACCAAATTATGTTTACGTATTTGGCAAAAATATGCCCAATACTATAGTCCAATTTAAAAATAATGAAGCATTTGATTTTAAAACCCTTTTGGCTAAGATTAATGGAATTCCTAAAGGAATCAGCAAAACTGTGACTATCATTGAAGATTCTACAAAAGTTTCATTCACATGGGATGAAACAAAAAATCTACAATTAAAAAATGGAAGTACTATAATTTTTGATTTAGATACTGAAAATTACGTTTATGCAATGGATGCTTTAGGAAAACCAGAAGTAATTTATCTTGACAAAGATAAGGTAACTTTGTATGAAATACTCACAAAGCTTGGAATTGATAAAAATTATAAATACGTAAAGCTTTTAAGAAACTCTGAAGAAAAAATTATAGATATTTCAAAAGTTGAAGATACCCTTGCGTTTAATGTCAAACCTGGTGACATAATAAAAGTTGTAGATACACCACAAAACTTTGCTTATATTCTCGGAGAAGTCAAAAATCCTGGTATAGTACAGCTTCATGAAGGTACAACAGTACTTGAAGCTATTATTTCTGCAGGATTTTTCACTCAAAATGCCGCACCATCTTCTATATTCCTCTACAAGGATGGAATAAATGGAAATGCAATAAAGGTGAATCTCAGTGGAGCTGTAAAAGGAGGAAATATTACGGAAAATCCTATAGTTGAACCTGGTGATATTATATTTGTACCTAACGATCCACTCAGGACTGCTATAGATTGGATTCCAACAATCTCTAGTATGCTAAATCTCGTAAATAATTCTATATTGCTACTAAATAACTTATCAGGGCAATAA
- a CDS encoding CpsB/CapC family capsule biosynthesis tyrosine phosphatase, translating to MLDMHTHILPAVDDGIKTEEEAFLVLEEYKKKGINIVVFTPHVNHYSVKTSIEKISDTYKRLKPKFDEIGVKTFLGSEIYLTEKVEKFIPINDYFLLLELPRDVYPMYLLDKIFEFQLEGYEIILAHVERYKWLKDNELLIDRLKTMNVYFQMNFEAIESDNYFLKNSLIDFLSTDCHGNLSEIDFSFFEKYKDIFEKSMEILNLT from the coding sequence ATGTTAGATATGCATACACATATTTTACCTGCAGTAGATGATGGAATAAAAACTGAAGAAGAAGCATTTTTGGTACTTGAGGAGTATAAAAAAAAAGGTATAAATATTGTAGTATTTACCCCTCATGTTAATCACTATAGTGTGAAAACGAGTATAGAAAAGATTTCTGATACGTATAAAAGATTAAAGCCAAAGTTTGATGAGATAGGTGTAAAAACATTTCTTGGAAGTGAAATTTACTTAACTGAAAAAGTTGAAAAATTTATACCAATTAATGATTATTTTTTGCTTTTAGAACTTCCTAGAGATGTTTATCCCATGTACTTACTTGACAAGATTTTTGAATTTCAATTGGAAGGTTATGAAATAATTTTAGCCCACGTTGAAAGATATAAATGGCTTAAAGATAATGAACTATTAATTGATAGATTAAAAACAATGAATGTTTATTTTCAGATGAATTTTGAAGCAATTGAAAGTGATAACTATTTTCTTAAAAATTCATTGATTGATTTTCTTTCAACTGATTGTCATGGCAATTTGTCTGAGATAGATTTTTCATTTTTTGAAAAATACAAAGACATATTTGAAAAAAGCATGGAAATCTTAAATTTAACATAA
- a CDS encoding MFS transporter has product MQSYHYNISIYPMYRFMINMLIIGPVLVPYMLLKGLDYTQIMLLQSISAVAVFLFEVPTGSIADKFSRKFSLFLSGLFIAICMWIYIVFNSFFMFAIAEIIFGIGFTFGSGADSALLYESLKKLGRTSEYQQREGSALSYVFIGQAIGSIASGFLFKINAVIPFWISFLNVLIAAVIALFFVETEREKSEHKYVTHVLKSAGLIFKIPRVFWAMFYAMLMGFALRVGYWIYQPYFSAIQLDIAYYGIVFFLFNLVAAFSSKVLVKRYKNVRPRKVLLALCLLMVISFIVPAMFLSKIALVIIALQQVVRGLHPSTLRFYINHQIEDKYRATVISFSSLLANLSFAILAPFVGWVLDNKGTIPAYYTVGLITLVGTVFLYQLRKFQKSKN; this is encoded by the coding sequence ATGCAAAGCTATCATTATAATATTTCGATTTATCCCATGTATAGATTTATGATAAATATGCTCATAATTGGGCCAGTTCTGGTTCCGTACATGCTTTTAAAGGGACTAGATTATACCCAAATAATGTTATTGCAATCAATTTCTGCAGTTGCGGTCTTTTTGTTTGAAGTACCGACGGGAAGTATTGCTGATAAATTTTCAAGGAAGTTTTCCCTTTTCTTGTCTGGATTATTTATTGCAATATGTATGTGGATTTATATCGTTTTCAATTCATTCTTCATGTTTGCAATTGCTGAAATTATTTTTGGAATAGGTTTTACATTTGGAAGTGGTGCAGATTCAGCATTATTATATGAAAGTTTAAAAAAACTTGGAAGAACTTCTGAATATCAGCAAAGAGAAGGAAGTGCTTTGTCGTATGTATTTATTGGTCAAGCTATTGGATCAATAGCAAGTGGGTTTCTATTTAAAATAAATGCTGTTATACCATTTTGGATAAGCTTCTTAAATGTTTTAATTGCCGCAGTTATCGCTTTATTTTTCGTTGAAACTGAAAGAGAAAAAAGTGAACATAAATATGTAACACATGTTTTGAAAAGTGCAGGCCTTATTTTTAAGATACCACGTGTTTTTTGGGCAATGTTTTATGCGATGTTGATGGGTTTTGCACTAAGGGTAGGTTACTGGATATACCAACCATATTTTTCTGCGATTCAACTTGATATTGCCTATTATGGTATAGTATTCTTTTTATTCAATTTAGTGGCTGCATTTAGTTCAAAAGTACTAGTGAAGAGATACAAGAATGTAAGGCCAAGAAAAGTACTTCTTGCTTTATGTCTGTTGATGGTGATTAGTTTTATAGTACCAGCTATGTTTCTTTCGAAAATTGCGCTTGTGATTATTGCACTTCAGCAAGTGGTAAGAGGTCTTCATCCTTCAACCTTAAGGTTTTATATAAATCATCAAATAGAAGATAAATACAGAGCTACTGTGATTTCTTTTTCAAGTTTACTTGCAAATTTATCATTTGCAATACTTGCCCCTTTTGTTGGATGGGTTCTCGATAACAAAGGGACAATTCCTGCATACTATACAGTTGGACTTATCACTCTAGTAGGTACGGTGTTTTTGTATCAACTGCGCAAATTTCAAAAATCAAAAAATTAA